DNA from Halobaculum sp. XH14:
CTCGCCGCCGCCGAGCAGCGCCTCCGCACGTTTCTCGCGGAGTTCCTCGATGCGTTCTTCCATCGTCATCGCGGACCACCGTTCCTGGACATTCGTTGCGGTGAGGTGTGGCCAGCCACAGGAAAAGGGTTCCGTAACAGGCGGCTTCTCCGGCCACCGTCGACCGGAGCCGTTCAGGCGGTCTGCTCGTCGATGAACGCCTCGACGGCGGCCCACGAGACGTCCGCCCGCGCGCCGACGCATCCGGACGCGATGGCGCCGCAGGCGTTCGCCACCGCGAGCGCGCCCTCGCCCGTCTCGCCCTCGGCTCTCGCCGCGAGAAAGCCCGACGCGAAGGCGTCGCCCGCGCCGGTCGTGTCGAGCGGGTCGATGTGGTAGCCGTCGTGGCTGACGGTCCGGCCGTCGCGCCGCAGGTCCGCGCCGTCGGCACCCCGCGTGATCACGAGGTCCGCGTCCGCCCGAACCGCGTCCATCCCGGCACCGTTGACGAGGGCGGTCGCCTCGCGCTCGTTGAGAAAGAGCAGGTCCGCGAGCGGCAGCGTCCCCGAGAAGTCCCGATCCGCGAACCGTCGGCCGGGGGAGAAACTGACCTCGACGCCCGCGGTCCGGCCACGCCGTGCGAGTTCGGCGGCGACCGCGGGCGGCTGGTTCGTGAGGTGGAGCAGGTCGACGTCGAGCGCGCCGTCCGGGAGGTCCGACGCGCGATACGCCTCGTTGGCCCCCTGGTTCGAGAGCATCATCACCTCGCCGCCGCCGTCGACGACGAGGTACTTGACCGCCGTCTCGCCGGCCGACTCGACGAGGTGCGTCTCGACGCCGGCCTCGGCCAGTTCCCTGCCCGCGAGCACGCCCGACTCGTCGCTCCCGACCGACCCGAACAGCGACGCCTCGTGATCGAGCCCTTCGAGGTTCACGGCGACGTTCGCCGCGCTGCCGCCGCCGGCCTGGTGGTGCTGCTCGATGGTCACCTCGCCGTCGGGCGCGGGGAGGCGGTCGACGCGGAGGGTGACGTCCCAGTTGACGTGACCCGCACAGAGCACCTGCATCTACGGGCGCTCCGCTCCCCCGTCCGGTTCGACGTCGGCCAGACCGGCCCGGTCGTCCGCGCTCGCGGCCGATTCCTGCACCTCCCACGGCCGGGTCGCGGACTCGCCGAACAGTTCGCGCATCAGCGTCACGACGCTCTCGGGCGGGAACTGGCCGCTCTCGGTGACGATCGCGTCGAGATATCTGGGCGGCGTCACGTCGAACGCCGGGTTCTCTACGGTCACCTCGCCGATCTCCGCGCGCTCCTCGGCCGAGATGACCTCCGCCTCGTCGCGCATCTCGATCTCGACCGTGTGGCCGGTGAGCGTGTCCGGGTGGAGCTTGATCGTCTGGGCGGCGACCATGATGGGGACGCCCCGTTCACGGGCGTTGACGGCCAGCCCCGAGGTGCCGATCTTGTTGATGACGCTCCCGTCGGCGGCGATGGCGTCCGCCCCGACGACGACGTGGTCGGTCTCGTCGAGGTACCGCCGTGCCGCCGAGTCGACGACGAGCGTCACGGGGACGCCCATCTCGCGGAGTTCCGACGCGGTGATGTGGCCCTGTCGGCGCGGGCGCGTCTCCTTCACGATGGCCGAGAGCTCCTTGCCCTGTTCGACGGCTGCTCGGACACACGAGAGCGCGTCCGTCGAGTGACAGTGGGTCAAAATGGTGTCGCCGTCGCGGAGGCGGTTCGCGCCGATCTCGCCGAGTTCGTCCTGGGCCGTGTCGAGCCGTTCGGCGAAGTCGGCCGCCGCGGTGGTCACTGCTGCCCTCACATCGTGGACGGTGTCGCCCTCCATCCGCCCGAGGACGTACCGGAGCGAGTTGGGGAGCGACACCGCGGTCGGGCGCGTGTCGTAGAGGCGCCTGCCCGCGGCGCGCATCGTCGCGCGGAACGCGTCGGGATCGTCGGCGTCGACGGCGCGGGCCTGGGCCGCGAGCGCGTCCGCGGCCGCGGCCGCGATCGTCGCCGCGCCGCGCGTCTCCATCGTGGCGATGTCCTCCGCCGTCTCCTCGACGGACTCGTGGAGGTCGGCATCTCCGGGCATGACCTCGGCGTAGGCGACGCCGGATAAAGAGTGTCCGGGTGACGGGCGCGGATCCGAACGGAGGGTGGTTTCATTGTCACGTCCCGGCTACGGGACGCCATGACGTGGCACGTCGAACTCGACTACCAGGACTACGAGACCGCCCGCGAGGAGTTCGAGTGGACCGTCCCGGCCGAGTACAACCTCGCACACGACCTCCTCCGAAAACACGAGGACGTCCACCGACCCGCACTCCACCAGTCGTACCCCGACGGCCGCGAGCGGACGTACTCGTTCCGCGAACTCGACGACCTGTCCGACCGGGTCGCCCGCGGGCTGGCGAACCGGGGCGTGGGGCGCGGGGACCGGGTCGGCGTCGTGCTCCCGCAGGTGCCCGCCAACCCGCTCACGCACCTCGCCTGCTGGAAACTCGGCGCGGTCTCGATTCCGCTCTCGGTGCTGTTCGGCCCGGACGGGCTCGAATCGAGGCTCGGGGACGCCGGCGCGGTCGCGGTGGTGGCCGACGAGGAGGTGCGCGACGCGGTGTCGACCGCCGTGGGGAACTGCCGGGGGCTCGACCGTCACGTCGAGGTCCGGTGGCGCGGTGAGGCGAGTGAGGACGCCCCGGCGTGGAACGCTGAAGACGGCGACGACGGCCCGGACGAGCGCTTCGCCACGCTCCTGGGGGAACCCGCCGGGTTCGACAGGGTCGAGACCGGGCCCGACACGCCCGCGGTCGTGCTCTACACGAGCGGCTCGACCGGCCCGCCGAAGGGCGTCCTCCACACTCACGACGTCTGGGTCGGCCACTGTCCGGCGTTCTTCATGTACGTCGAACGCGACGTCGAGGGGACGTACTGGACGCCGGCCGACTGGGCCTGGATCGGCGCGCTCGGCGACCTGCTGTTCCCCGCCTGGCACTACGGGCAGCCGGTCGTCGGCCACCCGATGGGCCCGTTCGACCCCGAAACGGCGGTCGAACTCATGGATGAATACGACGTCACCGACGCGTTCCTGCCGCCGACCGCGATCCGGATGCTGATGAGCCACGGGACGGGGTCGGTTGACCTCTCGCTGGAGACCGTCTGTTCGGGTGGCGAACCGCTCACGCCGGAAATCCTGGAGTGGGCCGACGACGAAATGGACGGCCTCGTCGTCAACGAGCTGTACGGCCAGACGGAGGCGAACCTGCTCGTGACGAACTGCCGGGACTGGTTTTCCGGGCGTGCCGGGAGCATGGGTAAACCCGTCCCCGGCCACGAGGTCGCCATCGTCGACACGGAGACCGGGGAACGAAAACCGCCCGGCGAGGTGGGAGCGATCGCCGTGCGTCGGGCCGACGACCCGGTCGTGTTCTCGGAGTACTGGAACGCCCCGGAACGGACCGCCGCGGCGACGCTCGACGGCTGGCATCTCACCGGCGACCTCGGTTCGCGCGACGAGGACGGCTACCTGTGGTTCAAATCCCGCGACGACGACGTCATCATCACCGCGGGCTACCGGGTCGGTCCCGGCGAGGTCGAGGGCGCGATCCTGAACCACGCCGACGTCGAACAGGCGGGCGTGATCGGCGTCCCCGACGACACCCGCGGGGAACTGATCAAGGCGTTCGTGGAACCGGCCGCGGGGGTCGACCCCGACGACGAACTCCGGGAGGAGATCCGTTCGCTCGTCCGCGACCGGCTCGCCAAACACGAGTACCCGCGCGAGATCGAGTTCCTCGCGGGGCTCCCGCAGACGACGACCGGAAAGATCCGTCGCCGGGCGCTCCGCGACCGGGAGGGGAGCGGCGACTGACTCGCGCTGTGGATGGGGCCGAAACCCGTCGGGTCAGTCGTCTGCCGGTGCCGTCGTCCCGTCGGCGGCCGGAACCTCGATCTCGCCGGCGTCGAGTTCCGCTTCGAGCTCCCGGGTCGCCCGCACGAGGTTCTCCATCTTGCCGTAGGCGATCTCGCGGGGGAGCAGTTTCAGCCCGCAGTCGGGCGAGACGGTGAGTTTCTCGGGCGGGACGACCTTCAGGCCCTCGCGGATGTTCGCCTTGATCTCCTCGACCGACTCGACCTCGGCGACGTGGGCGTCGACGACGCCGAGCGCGAGGTCGGGCGCGAACGCGCCGTCCGCGAAGACGTCGATCTGCTCGTAGTCGCCGTTACAGAGTTCGACGTCGAACTCGTCGATCGGGTAGTCGTTGATCTCGGGGTAGACGCGCGAGTAGTCGCCGTAGCAGACGTGGAGCCCGATTCGGACGTCCTCGGGGACGCCGGCCACGATACGGTCGAGACACTCGCCGACGATGGCGTGGTCGTCGGGCGTCGTCGCC
Protein-coding regions in this window:
- a CDS encoding carbohydrate kinase family protein, which gives rise to MQVLCAGHVNWDVTLRVDRLPAPDGEVTIEQHHQAGGGSAANVAVNLEGLDHEASLFGSVGSDESGVLAGRELAEAGVETHLVESAGETAVKYLVVDGGGEVMMLSNQGANEAYRASDLPDGALDVDLLHLTNQPPAVAAELARRGRTAGVEVSFSPGRRFADRDFSGTLPLADLLFLNEREATALVNGAGMDAVRADADLVITRGADGADLRRDGRTVSHDGYHIDPLDTTGAGDAFASGFLAARAEGETGEGALAVANACGAIASGCVGARADVSWAAVEAFIDEQTA
- a CDS encoding ribose 1,5-bisphosphate isomerase; protein product: MPGDADLHESVEETAEDIATMETRGAATIAAAAADALAAQARAVDADDPDAFRATMRAAGRRLYDTRPTAVSLPNSLRYVLGRMEGDTVHDVRAAVTTAAADFAERLDTAQDELGEIGANRLRDGDTILTHCHSTDALSCVRAAVEQGKELSAIVKETRPRRQGHITASELREMGVPVTLVVDSAARRYLDETDHVVVGADAIAADGSVINKIGTSGLAVNARERGVPIMVAAQTIKLHPDTLTGHTVEIEMRDEAEVISAEERAEIGEVTVENPAFDVTPPRYLDAIVTESGQFPPESVVTLMRELFGESATRPWEVQESAASADDRAGLADVEPDGGAERP
- a CDS encoding acyl-CoA synthetase is translated as MTWHVELDYQDYETAREEFEWTVPAEYNLAHDLLRKHEDVHRPALHQSYPDGRERTYSFRELDDLSDRVARGLANRGVGRGDRVGVVLPQVPANPLTHLACWKLGAVSIPLSVLFGPDGLESRLGDAGAVAVVADEEVRDAVSTAVGNCRGLDRHVEVRWRGEASEDAPAWNAEDGDDGPDERFATLLGEPAGFDRVETGPDTPAVVLYTSGSTGPPKGVLHTHDVWVGHCPAFFMYVERDVEGTYWTPADWAWIGALGDLLFPAWHYGQPVVGHPMGPFDPETAVELMDEYDVTDAFLPPTAIRMLMSHGTGSVDLSLETVCSGGEPLTPEILEWADDEMDGLVVNELYGQTEANLLVTNCRDWFSGRAGSMGKPVPGHEVAIVDTETGERKPPGEVGAIAVRRADDPVVFSEYWNAPERTAAATLDGWHLTGDLGSRDEDGYLWFKSRDDDVIITAGYRVGPGEVEGAILNHADVEQAGVIGVPDDTRGELIKAFVEPAAGVDPDDELREEIRSLVRDRLAKHEYPREIEFLAGLPQTTTGKIRRRALRDREGSGD